Proteins encoded within one genomic window of Haematobia irritans isolate KBUSLIRL chromosome 5, ASM5000362v1, whole genome shotgun sequence:
- the LOC142240753 gene encoding uncharacterized protein LOC142240753 — protein sequence MDSVALWMENEDERMECRILRDGVDFMQLTDAMFVRNFRLNKEAFNYVLESIRSQLPTTQRSTGVTPEIKLGVTLKFLGRGGYQHQIGQDRFAGLAQQTVSN from the exons ATGGATTCGGTTGCCCTTTGGATGGAAAATGAAGATGAGCGAATGGAATGCAGAATCTTACGCGATGGTGTAGATTTTATGCAATTAACGGATGCAAT gtttgtgcgaaatttccggCTTAACAAAGAAGCTTTTAACTATGTGTTGGAGAGCATTAGATCACAGCTGCCAACAACACAGAGATCGACTGGTGTAACACCTGAAATTAAATTAGGTGTTACACTTAAGTTTCTTGGTCGAGGTGGGTACCAACACCAAATCGGTCAAGACCGTTTTGCTGGCTTGGCACAACAAACTGTGTCAAACTGA
- the lbm gene encoding late bloomer: protein MGCATTTVKVASIIFNIVLAVFAIGCIVAISFNPDAMREDIAIGAYIACSLIVFFAFLGCFAAVRESVCLTATCAVFLLVLAALQIALTCIGMSDTGVRSGVDTVNKAWEGNAMDEIQREHECCGKISPNDYITLNKALPKSCFLDDDDSVESNLFHEGCKDKLQQYYEKESYLFAIVSWSLVVFEIIGFLLALFLVINFRNTQRRMQF, encoded by the exons GTCTTTGCCATTGGATGTATCGTTGCTATTTCCTTCAATCCTGATGCTATGCGTGAAGATATAGCCATCGGTGCTTATATTGCTTGTTCCCTGATTGTGTTCTTTGCTTTCCTGGGATGCTTTGCTGCTGTACGAGAGTCTGTTTGCCTAACAGCAACC TGTGCCGTCTTCTTGTTGGTCTTGGCAGCTTTGCAAATAGCACTGACTTGCATTGGCATGAGTGACACGGGAGTTCGTAGTGGTGTGGACACGGTCAACAAAGCCTGGGAAGGTAATGCCATGGACGAAATACAACGGGAACATGAGTGCTGTGGCAAAATCAGTCCCAATGATTACATTACCCTGAACAAAGCCTTGCCGAAAAGTTGTTTCTTGGATGACGATGATTCGGTCGAAAGCAATCTATTTCACGAAGGATGCAAGGATAAACTGCAGCAGTATTACGAAAAAGAATCCTATCTCTTTGCCATTGTGTCATGGTCATTGGTGGTATTTGAG ATTATTGGTTTCCTGCTGGCCCTATTTTTGGTTATCAATTTCCGTAATACTCAAAGGCGCATGCAGTTTTAA